ctactccctgatagtggcgatatcagggtatatcgtggctgttaggtctgctagggtcgtcactgtgcccaggtctgcagggatggtcacctttcccttggactcgggacttgctggtacttagccactgctgctcagtgcaccacaggagtacgatgtacatatttctttgctgcatctctaagttgcttcctcctttcagcatcagtatatcttgcacaacgtctgcaaggaggcttcttggggacagtaagagatgatggctgcaagaggtgtgaggtggagttggactgagggaaggaTGGTgtagtgggcactttggcagattcatgtgagaggttcgcattgaaatggcccctagaaaggtcgtgcaccatctccttgtgaacatttaaaaactcagttgccatactgacttttatataaaatcccttttcaagagtcttgtactgtctttcttcaactgtctgcaattttctttacctaatttttacctcagaacacagagttccacagctgacccatcagcctgccagccacacaggaaagccaggccccacagggagattgggaACCCTAGACTGgtaggtgtatttttacctcaggacacattcagtgactcccaatagcaagtatatattctttagaatgttggagagacgaccaatcaaggctgcatatgcaaatgacctcagggaagagtggcagttggtgtgggggcggggaggactctagcagccacacaggaaagctgtatccctatgggaaaacacattttacccctttttaccccctatggggtgaatttcttaaaatcccttcttagtgagcccctacatcacaaaaggaacgtcctgcccaaatttcacgtttctaggtccaggggtttgggctgggcattgattagtcagtcaggacacttgtctttatatatatagataacatTATGCCATGTTTATCTCAGAGGAAGCCTGGGTGATATGTACAATCTTTCTTAGAGAACTGAGCTCAAAATCAATGGTACTTTCCCGTTTCTAGCAGAAGATAATTGGGCAGATTACTGATTGAGTGACTCATGGCAattacaggggttttttttcttggcaggaagaaagaaagaaaagtagagttgccaactctgatttgggaaattccaggagattttggagatggagcctgggaagggcagagcttggggaggggtggaacttcagtggagtataatgctatagagtctaccttccaaagcagccattttctcaaggggaactgatctctgttgcctggagatcagttgtaattacagggGATCTCCAGATATTTCTAGAAATCTGAGGGAACagctaggtttgcagaaaaattataaataaaaagtaaagaaaTAGACAAAAAAATTTTTGAAGGTCAAGAACTTGTGAGATTACTTCATGATATCCCAGTAGATGTTGTGAGTTGCCTAGGCAACTGTAGATGTGGTTCCCTAGGTAATCCAAAATGGCAGCAGTTGTTTCCCTTTGAAACTTGGGTGAGTTGAGTGTGGAAAGaaggagtgggcaggcaggcagaacgaTTAGGGGGCAAGGAAGCAAAGCCagtggaagaagagaaggaagaaaaatggaGCAAAAAAGGGGGCGATGGGGCTGGAATGAGGGAGGGAacagggaagcagggaaaggggagaggcagtGGTGGCTGCATCAACAAGCAAAGAAGGAAAAGATAAGGGGAGGACCAACAGGGTGGAATGagacttctccctccctccatgaGACATTGCAGATCCCCTAATTTTGCTCCATAATACTCATTCTAAAAGGATAAATGCAAGGATGTACCATCAAACTCTGGCTCTTCCTGTTGGGTTTACACCAACCAGGGAACTCAAACCTAGATCACAGGAATGGAACTCATATGATACCTCTACACAACACAGTCAAGTGATACAAAGCAAAGCATGATAGTGATTCATACTTGCAGTTTCACATGGTTTGGCTGTCAGCTGATAACTGCAATGATTATCTTGAGAATAATATAATGCACAAATACATCTTAAATTAATGGAGATCACTGCAGTGTTGTTCATATTTAACACACTGCGTATCCATGGAACCCTTCTCTATCTTATTTATAATTTTCTTAGGAGTTAATTATTTTCCTTTGCCCCCTTCATTTAAGCATTCCTCCTTGTGCCAAGATGGCCTTTGAACCACAGTTGTGCATTCTGCTTGGGACTTTTCATACTTCCTCCTTCTGAAGAGaaccttcctgcctgcctgcctttccccaccatgGGCTGCCATATACTCATGGTAGTTCCTGGTGAGCAGGGTATAAAGGAATGGGTTGATGCAGCTGTTACCATAAGTCAAGCAGGTCACGCCGAAGTTGAGGTAAGCCTGAGCAGTAGGGCCAATCTCCAAATCCTCAGACCAGTACAATCTGGCTAGTTGCCAGGCCCAGAATGGCACAAAGCAGGCCCAGTAGGCTACAATGATGCTGAAGATCCTGGAGAAGAGCTTCTGTTTCAAGACCCTGCCTGCCACTCGTGGCTGCATCACTTTCATGGAGGCCCAGTAGGCCTGGGCGAGGCAAGAATACACTATGCCCAAGACTAGGCCAGGCCCTAGGATGCTTGTACTGAACAGAATTGTGAGGTAAACTCTGAATGCTTCAGGAGTCCATGTTGGAAAACAGATGTGTTTGTGGCTGATACCTTCCCGCAGCTGGATCATGACCATCATGGGTACAGTAAGCAACAATGAGATCAGCCATACAGCTACAGTGGCAAGTTTGCGGTAGCTCTTTCCAGTCCATCTGGCCTTCAATGGCCTAGTCACTGCCCAGTAACGTTCCAAGCTCATGACTGTGAGCAAGAAGATGCTAGCATGCATGGTGAGCAGGTCCAAACTGAGCAAAATCCTGCAGCCCAAATCCCCAAAGAACCAATTGTGAGCAAAATACGTGCATACCACAAAGGGGATGGTGGAAAGGTAGAGTAAGTCCGCCAAGGCCAAGTTGATTATGTACACATACAAAGATCCAGTAGAGCGACCAGGCAGTCCACTAAATGCCACCACCAGTGTATAGATATTCCCTGTCATCCCAACCAGACACATGATGATGAGGACTGTGCCCAAAACTCCTGTGACAGGACTTTCATCTCCGTGCCCGCCATCCTCTGAGAAATTGCCCCATGAAGCTTCTTCAATGAGTTCTGCCGTCATTGAATACATAAGTTGGAACTATGGCACACACCTTGTACAGTAGAAGGTTAACAACTGGGGAAACACAAAGGATGATGGTTAGAAAATGGAAATGTCTTGGAGCAGCCTATGTTTCAAATGAAATGATAGAGGTCTTCAGGATGCCTCAGCCATCTTTCTGTGCCACGCTTATCAATGCCTTACCCATCCTGAGGAAAGCAAGGCGAAGGAAGAAGCACAACTGCCCCACTCCACAGATTGGATTGCATGGTATCTTCACTGCTTTTTGCCATCGTAGAATGCTCTGCTCTCTTTTTAACTTTCCTAATTCTTCAAGTGTTTGCGGCTggttcagacacacaaagaaaatcctcCTCCAGCAGCCAAGCAGATTTCCTCCTCACCTTCGTCTTCGCTCCTTAGCTCTGAGAGAGACTCAAGAAAGTTGTGCTCCCCCCAAGTAACCCACCCACTCAGAAATATCATTTGCTTCTGAATGGAGGACTGTGCCTGATTCATGGCTTCACACTCAAGTACCAATGATCTCAGtgggagctact
The Eublepharis macularius isolate TG4126 chromosome 9, MPM_Emac_v1.0, whole genome shotgun sequence genome window above contains:
- the LOC129335300 gene encoding urotensin-2 receptor-like, translating into MTAELIEEASWGNFSEDGGHGDESPVTGVLGTVLIIMCLVGMTGNIYTLVVAFSGLPGRSTGSLYVYIINLALADLLYLSTIPFVVCTYFAHNWFFGDLGCRILLSLDLLTMHASIFLLTVMSLERYWAVTRPLKARWTGKSYRKLATVAVWLISLLLTVPMMVMIQLREGISHKHICFPTWTPEAFRVYLTILFSTSILGPGLVLGIVYSCLAQAYWASMKVMQPRVAGRVLKQKLFSRIFSIIVAYWACFVPFWAWQLARLYWSEDLEIGPTAQAYLNFGVTCLTYGNSCINPFLYTLLTRNYHEYMAAHGGERQAGRKVLFRRRKYEKSQAECTTVVQRPSWHKEECLNEGGKGK